A portion of the Bifidobacterium sp. ESL0800 genome contains these proteins:
- a CDS encoding polyprenyl synthetase family protein has protein sequence MPNQQGLLLRDDLKRVVETLHSEEDNVTPYREDYRHLLDNHGKMIRASVVLLFSYATQSDSPQPAAKDVVTGAAAIEMLHLATLVHDDVLDNASVRRNQPTVQTVRGNKAAIYLGDLILSRYMEIMSIISPDKAFIAEQAHTVNEIVCGDLLQECARHDTSTTKEYYEKAIAGKTAALFRLAAITGIKLSVSEPTAQALEQAKTFGLHLGMAFQILDDVEDFNVAHDTGKPKLEDIRDGIYTLPVILAIAADPAFTDIVKRDDPLQVLDYFKAHPQFIKGAKDEARNHLQAAKAAITDNAYPPINAGTAKALTDVIDRFIKTI, from the coding sequence ATGCCAAATCAACAGGGGCTCCTGTTGCGCGATGATCTGAAACGCGTAGTGGAAACGTTGCACTCCGAAGAGGACAACGTCACCCCGTATCGCGAGGATTACCGTCACTTGCTCGATAACCACGGCAAGATGATCCGGGCTTCTGTGGTCCTGCTGTTTTCCTACGCCACGCAATCGGACAGCCCGCAACCCGCAGCCAAGGACGTGGTCACGGGGGCGGCCGCCATCGAGATGCTGCATCTGGCCACCTTGGTGCACGACGACGTGCTCGACAACGCCTCGGTACGACGCAATCAGCCGACGGTGCAAACGGTACGTGGCAACAAGGCCGCGATTTATCTGGGCGACCTCATCCTTTCGCGCTACATGGAAATCATGTCCATCATCTCTCCGGACAAGGCCTTCATCGCCGAGCAGGCCCACACCGTCAACGAGATCGTTTGCGGCGACTTGCTGCAGGAATGCGCGCGACACGATACCAGCACCACCAAGGAATACTATGAGAAGGCCATCGCGGGCAAAACAGCGGCTCTGTTCCGCCTGGCGGCCATCACCGGCATCAAACTCAGCGTCAGCGAGCCTACAGCGCAGGCTCTGGAGCAAGCCAAGACATTCGGACTGCACTTGGGCATGGCCTTCCAGATTCTCGACGACGTGGAGGATTTCAACGTCGCCCACGACACCGGCAAGCCGAAGCTCGAGGACATTCGCGACGGCATCTACACGCTGCCCGTCATTCTGGCGATTGCGGCCGACCCGGCGTTCACGGATATCGTCAAACGCGACGACCCGCTGCAAGTGCTCGATTACTTCAAGGCCCATCCGCAGTTCATCAAGGGTGCCAAAGACGAGGCACGCAATCACCTACAGGCCGCAAAGGCCGCCATCACGGACAATGCCTACCCGCCGATCAACGCAGGCACCGCCAAGGCGCTGACCGACGTCATCGACAGGTTCATCAAGACCATCTGA
- the cydC gene encoding thiol reductant ABC exporter subunit CydC: MSETDTTSKAPVSASDVPSSQPGGKKSLRDYLKIWDNDHWFWPYLKENKRTLALIFFLGSMTFVCAAALMFTAGYLINRSARMPYNILMVYVPIVLTRAFGIGRPVFKYVEQLKSHDWVLHVISKLRVQLYRTLSKDAAFLNEHERTGSVLSLLADDLDHLENFYLRTIFPTVVAYILWIVVTIAMGIFSWTSSLLLFLMLALVLILIPLVSLSFSTGHFELEKQQQAQEYTKVTESYLGLSDWVITHKDKDFVAIGADEYRRIQESKDQQKAFERWRNFAIQIVFGVIAIGLMVGAGLTMTGSKSIADWSASIVLAVFPLVDCFINVAQATAEIPLYSDSLEHLNDLTNRVEARQQAPVAQQKLDGLIKSIDFDHVTFAYGPGQPTLLDDFTLHIKVGEKVALLGPSGEGKTTILQLLLGDLVPQQGSITINGIPVAALQDERARVFGYLNQQAFLFNSTIAENVRLGAPDATDDDVWAALKAVQLDETVAALPDGIDTSVDEAGQRFSGGQRQRIALARIVLKDTPVILLDEPTIGLDPITERELMSMIFSAAGERTMLWVTHHLQGLEQSDKVIFLDNGKIAMQGAPTELYRTNERFRELYRLDVGELETAR; the protein is encoded by the coding sequence ATGAGTGAAACCGACACAACCAGCAAAGCCCCCGTTTCCGCCTCCGATGTTCCAAGTTCGCAGCCGGGCGGAAAGAAAAGCCTGCGCGACTACCTCAAGATATGGGACAACGACCATTGGTTCTGGCCGTACCTGAAGGAGAACAAGCGCACGCTCGCCCTGATCTTCTTCCTGGGGTCCATGACCTTCGTCTGCGCCGCCGCCCTGATGTTCACCGCCGGTTACCTCATCAACCGCTCGGCGCGTATGCCCTATAACATTCTCATGGTCTACGTTCCGATCGTCCTGACGCGTGCTTTCGGCATCGGCAGACCGGTCTTCAAATACGTCGAACAGCTCAAAAGCCACGACTGGGTGCTCCATGTCATCTCCAAGTTGCGCGTGCAGCTTTACCGCACCCTCTCCAAGGACGCCGCGTTCCTCAATGAACACGAACGCACGGGCAGCGTGTTGAGCCTGCTGGCGGACGATCTCGATCACCTCGAGAACTTCTACCTGCGCACCATTTTCCCCACGGTGGTGGCCTATATCCTCTGGATCGTGGTCACCATCGCCATGGGCATCTTCTCCTGGACCTCCTCGCTGCTGCTGTTCCTGATGCTCGCGCTGGTGCTGATTCTGATTCCGTTGGTCTCGTTGAGCTTCTCAACCGGCCATTTCGAGCTGGAAAAGCAGCAGCAGGCACAGGAATACACCAAGGTCACCGAAAGCTACCTCGGCCTGAGCGACTGGGTGATCACCCACAAAGACAAGGACTTCGTGGCCATCGGAGCGGACGAATACCGACGCATCCAGGAGAGCAAGGACCAGCAGAAGGCCTTCGAACGCTGGCGCAACTTCGCCATCCAGATTGTCTTCGGTGTCATCGCCATCGGCCTGATGGTCGGGGCCGGGCTGACCATGACCGGGTCCAAGTCCATCGCCGACTGGTCCGCTTCCATCGTGCTGGCGGTCTTCCCGCTGGTCGACTGTTTCATCAACGTGGCTCAGGCCACTGCCGAGATACCGCTGTACAGCGATTCCCTCGAGCACCTGAACGACCTCACCAACCGCGTCGAAGCGCGTCAACAGGCCCCGGTGGCGCAGCAAAAGCTCGACGGCCTTATCAAATCCATCGATTTCGACCATGTCACCTTCGCCTACGGTCCCGGCCAGCCGACGCTGCTCGATGACTTCACCCTGCATATCAAAGTGGGGGAGAAGGTCGCGCTGCTCGGGCCCAGCGGGGAAGGCAAGACGACAATTCTCCAGCTGTTGCTGGGCGATCTGGTTCCGCAGCAGGGCAGCATCACCATCAACGGCATTCCCGTCGCGGCGCTGCAGGACGAACGTGCCCGCGTCTTCGGCTACCTGAACCAGCAGGCCTTCCTCTTCAACTCCACCATCGCCGAAAATGTGCGTCTGGGCGCTCCCGACGCCACCGATGACGACGTGTGGGCGGCGCTCAAGGCCGTGCAGCTCGACGAGACGGTCGCCGCTCTTCCCGACGGCATCGACACTTCAGTGGACGAGGCCGGCCAGCGCTTCTCCGGCGGCCAGCGCCAACGCATCGCCCTGGCGCGCATCGTTCTGAAAGACACTCCGGTGATCCTGCTGGACGAACCGACCATCGGCCTTGACCCGATCACCGAGCGCGAGCTGATGTCGATGATCTTCTCCGCCGCCGGCGAGCGGACGATGCTCTGGGTCACCCACCATCTGCAAGGGCTCGAACAGTCCGACAAGGTCATTTTCCTCGACAACGGCAAGATCGCCATGCAAGGCGCTCCCACCGAACTTTACCGCACCAATGAGCGATTCCGTGAGCTCTACCGCCTGGACGTCGGCGAGCTGGAAACGGCGCGCTGA
- the cydB gene encoding cytochrome d ubiquinol oxidase subunit II — translation MTEFLAKPLIDGNNFLQLLWFFVIALVFAIFLFLDGIDFGVGMATRVLAHNGDERALYMRAVGPHWDGNEVWLITGGGAMFASFPLWYASLFSGYYLLLFIVLVGLILRGVSFEFAAHAITDRERNVWQWANFAGSVIAPFGLGMMLTSVIQGVPMDAQGNVHAGFFDVVNLLSIVGGVAVVFFSFLHGLHFLSLKLDEATSERMLNTSKKTYWIAYPALVIFVILAFIFTDFYQRRTKSTLLITVVILAATICGHLAAYKKRGGFAFLASGVTLAGIIAFIFNGLFPNVMIATDPSKSLAVSTASSSQYTLEIMTIVLCCLLPIVLIYFSWSYFIQRKRLLTDNSPEAIKAALAE, via the coding sequence ATGACTGAATTTCTCGCTAAGCCATTGATCGATGGCAACAATTTCCTGCAATTGCTGTGGTTCTTTGTGATTGCTTTGGTATTCGCCATCTTCCTTTTCCTTGACGGCATTGATTTCGGTGTCGGCATGGCCACCCGCGTGCTGGCCCATAACGGCGATGAGCGTGCGCTGTACATGCGTGCGGTCGGCCCGCACTGGGACGGCAACGAGGTCTGGCTCATCACCGGCGGCGGCGCCATGTTCGCTTCCTTCCCGCTGTGGTATGCGAGCCTCTTCTCCGGTTACTACCTGCTGCTCTTCATCGTGTTGGTCGGCCTGATTCTGCGTGGCGTCTCCTTCGAGTTCGCCGCACACGCCATCACCGATCGTGAGCGCAACGTGTGGCAGTGGGCCAACTTCGCCGGCAGCGTCATCGCGCCGTTCGGCCTGGGTATGATGCTCACCAGCGTCATCCAGGGCGTTCCGATGGATGCTCAGGGCAACGTTCACGCCGGTTTCTTCGACGTGGTCAACCTGCTCTCCATCGTCGGTGGTGTGGCTGTGGTGTTCTTCAGCTTCCTGCACGGTCTGCACTTCCTGAGCCTCAAGCTCGACGAAGCGACGTCCGAGAGGATGCTCAACACCTCCAAGAAGACCTACTGGATCGCCTACCCGGCGCTCGTGATCTTCGTCATCCTGGCGTTCATCTTCACTGATTTCTATCAGCGTCGCACCAAGTCCACACTGCTGATCACCGTGGTCATCCTGGCCGCGACGATCTGTGGACATCTTGCAGCCTACAAGAAGCGCGGAGGTTTCGCCTTCCTCGCTTCCGGCGTCACCCTTGCCGGTATCATCGCCTTCATCTTCAACGGGCTTTTCCCGAACGTGATGATCGCGACCGATCCGTCCAAGAGCCTGGCTGTGTCCACCGCCTCGTCTTCGCAGTACACGCTGGAAATCATGACCATCGTGCTTTGCTGCCTCCTGCCGATTGTCCTGATCTACTTCAGCTGGTCGTATTTCATCCAGCGCAAGCGTTTGCTCACGGACAACTCGCCAGAAGCCATCAAGGCGGCTTTGGCCGAGTGA
- a CDS encoding MgtC/SapB family protein produces the protein METQLVAWGWQALYLFEALVLSTSIGLERQAKHKDAGTRTHALVGVGSALFVIISKYGFLDVLTASPNIRVDAARVAAQIVSGIGFIGAGVVFTQRSHVRGLTTAASIWMTAAIGSACGAGQFVPALTCTALYFLAVTLLPFLTRLIAPGIGNDDILRLRYRDGHGILRSILSVCAQHSVSVEGFSTRKSKDDDDEEPGSRGHVVSADLEVRGRDSKELIGDLSNIDGVISVTRINNND, from the coding sequence ATGGAAACGCAACTGGTGGCGTGGGGCTGGCAGGCCCTTTATCTTTTTGAGGCGTTGGTCCTCTCGACCTCCATAGGTCTCGAGCGCCAGGCCAAGCACAAAGACGCCGGTACGCGCACCCACGCCTTGGTGGGCGTCGGCTCGGCGCTGTTCGTCATCATCAGCAAGTACGGCTTCCTGGACGTGCTCACGGCCTCACCCAACATCCGAGTGGATGCGGCACGTGTGGCCGCTCAGATCGTCTCCGGCATCGGCTTCATCGGCGCGGGCGTCGTCTTCACCCAGCGTTCGCACGTCCGGGGGCTGACCACGGCCGCCTCGATCTGGATGACCGCGGCCATCGGCTCGGCCTGCGGTGCCGGCCAGTTCGTGCCGGCACTGACCTGCACGGCCCTTTACTTCCTGGCGGTGACGCTGCTGCCTTTCCTCACCAGGCTGATCGCGCCCGGAATCGGCAACGATGACATCCTACGTTTGAGGTATCGCGACGGACACGGCATATTGCGTTCGATTCTTTCGGTGTGCGCCCAGCACAGTGTCTCCGTCGAAGGCTTTTCCACCAGAAAATCAAAGGACGACGATGACGAAGAGCCTGGCAGCCGCGGTCATGTGGTTTCAGCCGACCTCGAGGTGCGTGGACGTGACAGCAAGGAGCTGATCGGCGACCTGAGCAATATCGACGGAGTGATTTCCGTCACAAGAATCAATAATAACGATTGA
- a CDS encoding ABC transporter ATP-binding protein/permease, which produces MGLLALLSLLQALSIVGQAHGLARGLVEIWKLHAVSALIGPSLEFLAFYAVRHLCDVAKQHISSKYGKYVAGQIRPQLQHKIFRLGPQALASRGTGSTVTMLIDGLDQVEHYIEILLPKMTDMMLISLVILIAVWWQDWVSGLVLLLMYPLIIFFMVILGLAARDRSNKQYAQFNILNTKFVDSILGLPTLKMLGVDKEYEGEIYSVSERFRKRTIDVLKVAMTSTFALDWFTTLGIAIMAVFLGLRLVNGTMPLFPAMFALIMAPDYFLPVRQFGDNYHATLDGKNALHDIMSFIDGPETPQDTETKWDGWKADSELKLEDVDFAYPAGSKPEGEDESQSVASHSVAMNAVEQQREGQGDQDTKQAQAETGISGIQAAAQPDALHHVSMSFRGYGKIAVIGKSGAGKSTLINLLAGFNIPHAGFIELDGKPLKNFNVEAWQRHISYIPQTPYIFSGSIADNIRFYVNDASEQDVKAAAHEAGLDEWLDELAEGLGTLIGEGNRGISGGQAQRIALARVLLDQSREVLLFDEPTAHLDIETEYDLKKTLLPIMDNHLVILATHRLHWLANVDQVLVLDEGKIVESGTPKELIGAGGPLDHLISEMGGNQIDQYLD; this is translated from the coding sequence ATGGGGCTTTTGGCCTTGCTTTCGCTTCTGCAGGCGCTGTCCATCGTCGGCCAGGCCCATGGCTTGGCGCGGGGACTGGTAGAGATATGGAAGCTTCATGCGGTTTCCGCGCTCATAGGCCCGTCTCTGGAATTTCTCGCTTTCTATGCCGTGCGTCATTTGTGCGATGTGGCCAAGCAGCATATTTCCAGCAAATACGGCAAATACGTGGCAGGGCAGATACGACCTCAGCTCCAGCACAAGATCTTCCGGCTTGGTCCGCAGGCGCTGGCTTCACGCGGCACCGGTTCGACGGTGACGATGCTCATCGACGGCCTCGACCAGGTCGAGCACTATATCGAGATCCTCCTGCCGAAGATGACCGACATGATGTTGATCTCGTTGGTCATCCTGATCGCCGTATGGTGGCAGGACTGGGTGAGCGGCCTGGTGCTGCTGCTGATGTACCCGCTGATCATTTTCTTCATGGTCATTCTGGGACTTGCCGCACGTGACCGCTCCAACAAGCAATATGCCCAGTTCAATATCCTCAACACCAAATTCGTCGACAGCATCCTCGGCCTGCCGACCCTGAAGATGCTCGGCGTCGACAAGGAATACGAAGGCGAGATCTACAGCGTCAGCGAACGGTTCCGCAAACGCACCATCGACGTGCTCAAGGTCGCGATGACCTCGACCTTCGCCCTCGACTGGTTCACCACGCTCGGCATCGCCATCATGGCCGTCTTTCTCGGCCTGCGCTTGGTCAACGGCACCATGCCGCTCTTCCCGGCCATGTTCGCGCTGATCATGGCCCCCGATTACTTCCTGCCCGTGCGTCAGTTCGGCGACAACTACCACGCCACCCTCGACGGCAAGAACGCTCTGCACGATATCATGAGCTTCATCGACGGCCCGGAGACCCCGCAGGACACCGAAACCAAGTGGGACGGCTGGAAGGCCGACAGCGAGCTCAAACTCGAAGACGTCGACTTCGCCTATCCTGCCGGTAGCAAGCCGGAAGGTGAAGACGAAAGCCAGAGTGTGGCAAGTCACAGCGTCGCGATGAACGCTGTGGAACAGCAGCGCGAAGGTCAAGGCGATCAAGACACAAAGCAGGCTCAAGCTGAAACCGGCATTTCTGGAATCCAGGCGGCCGCCCAGCCGGATGCCTTGCATCATGTCTCCATGAGTTTCAGAGGCTACGGCAAAATCGCCGTCATCGGCAAGTCCGGTGCCGGCAAGTCGACGCTGATCAATCTGCTCGCAGGATTCAATATTCCCCATGCTGGTTTCATCGAGCTGGATGGCAAGCCGTTGAAGAATTTCAACGTCGAGGCATGGCAGCGCCATATCAGCTACATTCCTCAGACTCCATACATTTTCAGCGGCTCCATTGCCGACAACATCCGTTTCTATGTCAACGATGCCAGCGAACAGGACGTCAAGGCGGCCGCCCATGAAGCCGGACTCGACGAGTGGCTGGACGAACTTGCCGAGGGGCTCGGCACCTTGATCGGGGAGGGCAACCGCGGCATCAGCGGCGGGCAGGCCCAGCGCATCGCGCTTGCACGAGTCCTTCTCGACCAGTCGCGCGAGGTACTGCTCTTCGACGAGCCCACCGCCCACTTGGACATCGAAACCGAATACGACTTGAAGAAGACCCTGCTTCCGATTATGGACAACCACTTGGTCATCCTGGCCACGCATCGACTGCACTGGCTTGCCAACGTCGACCAGGTGCTCGTCCTCGACGAAGGAAAGATAGTCGAATCCGGCACGCCCAAGGAATTGATCGGTGCCGGTGGTCCCCTCGACCACCTCATCAGCGAGATGGGAGGCAACCAGATTGACCAGTACCTCGACTGA